Proteins from a single region of Sinorhizobium meliloti:
- the ectB gene encoding diaminobutyrate--2-oxoglutarate transaminase — protein sequence MNTDAFSIHESNVQRYGRSFPAVFTKALGATIWDETGRSYLDFLVGSGALNYGHNNPVILDPAVEYLAGKNILLSLDMYTAAKRDFIEVFVDTILKPRGLSYKIQFPGPTGTNANEAALALARKYTGRSSVMAFTNAFHGMSLGSLAVSGSASTRELGGVARHDVIRVPYDSYPNQSFDSAAYIDAVLGDPGSGVEKPAAIILETIQAEGGMNTASAAWLSEIQRICRKHGIVLIVDDIQAGAGRTGDFFSFEFAKIEPDIVCLSKSLSGSGTPFSIVLIRPEIDVWKPGEHSGTFRGNNLAFVTAGAMCKMWSDGQFTAGLERTAVKLQRQLDRLVEKFPKCIEQKRGRGLMAGLKCHSSAIVARVHDLAFENGLLIEASGPNRDVIKVLPPITITDDELDHGIEILDQALQEQTNDE from the coding sequence ATGAACACCGATGCTTTCTCGATTCACGAGTCTAACGTTCAGCGCTATGGGCGGTCGTTTCCCGCAGTCTTCACGAAAGCTCTTGGGGCGACAATCTGGGATGAGACCGGACGGTCTTATCTCGACTTTCTTGTCGGGTCCGGCGCACTCAACTACGGACACAACAACCCGGTAATCCTTGACCCAGCTGTTGAATATCTTGCTGGCAAGAATATTCTTCTGTCGCTTGATATGTATACGGCGGCAAAGCGAGACTTCATTGAAGTGTTTGTCGATACGATCCTGAAGCCTCGGGGTTTGTCGTACAAGATACAATTTCCAGGTCCGACGGGTACCAATGCCAACGAAGCTGCGCTGGCGCTGGCGCGCAAATACACCGGCCGTTCGAGCGTCATGGCCTTCACGAATGCGTTCCATGGCATGTCGCTCGGCTCCTTGGCCGTTTCGGGGTCGGCATCAACCAGGGAACTTGGCGGTGTAGCTCGCCACGATGTAATCCGGGTGCCTTACGACAGCTATCCGAACCAAAGTTTCGATTCCGCGGCTTACATCGACGCCGTGTTGGGTGATCCAGGCAGCGGTGTAGAAAAGCCCGCCGCAATAATTCTGGAGACCATTCAGGCAGAAGGGGGCATGAACACCGCATCCGCTGCTTGGCTGTCGGAAATTCAGCGCATTTGCCGTAAGCACGGCATTGTATTGATTGTTGACGACATTCAGGCAGGCGCTGGACGAACCGGCGATTTCTTTTCATTTGAGTTCGCGAAAATTGAACCCGACATCGTGTGCTTATCCAAATCCCTAAGTGGTTCAGGAACCCCGTTCTCAATTGTGCTGATTCGCCCCGAGATAGACGTATGGAAACCCGGTGAACATAGCGGGACTTTCAGAGGCAACAATCTCGCGTTCGTGACTGCAGGTGCCATGTGCAAAATGTGGTCCGACGGGCAGTTTACCGCAGGCCTCGAGCGGACAGCCGTTAAGCTGCAAAGACAACTTGATCGGCTCGTTGAAAAATTCCCCAAGTGCATCGAACAAAAACGCGGTCGTGGTCTGATGGCAGGTCTTAAGTGCCATTCGTCAGCCATCGTCGCTCGTGTGCATGACCTCGCTTTCGAAAATGGCTTGCTGATCGAAGCTTCAGGCCCGAATCGCGACGTCATCAAAGTCCTTCCACCTATAACGATCACCGATGACGAACTTGACCATGGCATCGAGATCCTCGATCAGGCACTACAGGAGCAAACCAATGACGAATAG
- a CDS encoding acetyl-CoA carboxylase biotin carboxylase subunit family protein, with translation MTTKVLVMIEGASNGLLFAQAAKRLGLHPIILSVDPAQYDYLAAERIEAINVNTDNLGALIHECNQLSAIYDIAGITSSRESFYAAAGKLCQHFGLPGPNPTSVERCCDKFTQRQILAEAGVPMPAYHLAVNATDVKRSVARIGLPVIVKPAVGIGSDGVRLCCDMDEVADHTHYLFGGKYIWQSSPRILVEEFAQGPHYSIEMMGNEVIGIAAADFGHPPHFVCREYIYPALLTDNEHKRIAEISLSCLQALGLGWGPKNIDLRWTKRGPVVIEVNPRLAGTPAPQMVKLAYGVDLVTEHIRLVTGHQSDLTTRRSHTAAARILVPDRDGTLDWIKGESRAAALPGVAEVKLYVETKTPIVRKGDSEDRIGYVIAASPSRVRAEAILQRAVDLIDWSIKPFPIV, from the coding sequence ATGACAACCAAAGTTCTCGTAATGATTGAAGGCGCAAGTAACGGCTTGCTGTTCGCGCAGGCAGCTAAGCGTCTTGGCCTTCATCCAATTATTCTGTCGGTTGATCCAGCTCAGTACGACTACCTTGCAGCGGAACGGATTGAGGCAATCAATGTCAATACAGACAACCTCGGGGCGCTGATTCACGAATGTAACCAGCTAAGTGCGATCTACGATATTGCTGGCATTACGTCCTCCCGGGAGTCGTTCTATGCAGCAGCTGGCAAGCTCTGCCAGCATTTCGGTCTGCCTGGGCCAAACCCTACATCCGTTGAACGATGCTGCGACAAATTTACCCAGCGTCAGATCCTCGCGGAGGCCGGCGTTCCAATGCCTGCTTATCACTTGGCAGTGAACGCGACGGACGTAAAAAGATCCGTCGCGCGGATCGGCCTGCCGGTGATTGTCAAGCCAGCCGTAGGCATCGGCAGCGACGGCGTCAGATTATGCTGCGACATGGACGAGGTAGCCGACCACACTCACTATTTGTTTGGTGGGAAGTACATATGGCAGTCTTCGCCACGGATATTGGTCGAAGAATTCGCACAAGGTCCGCATTATAGCATTGAAATGATGGGAAATGAGGTCATTGGGATTGCCGCCGCTGATTTCGGCCACCCTCCACATTTCGTCTGCCGTGAGTACATCTATCCGGCCCTGCTGACTGATAACGAACATAAGCGGATCGCCGAGATTTCGCTGAGTTGCTTGCAAGCCCTCGGCCTTGGCTGGGGACCAAAGAACATCGATCTCCGGTGGACAAAGCGCGGGCCAGTCGTCATTGAAGTCAACCCACGTCTTGCTGGCACCCCCGCTCCTCAAATGGTCAAGTTGGCCTACGGTGTCGATCTGGTTACCGAGCACATAAGGCTCGTCACCGGCCATCAATCGGATTTGACGACGAGGCGTTCGCATACTGCGGCAGCGCGGATCCTAGTTCCTGACCGCGATGGCACTCTAGATTGGATCAAGGGCGAGAGTCGGGCTGCCGCTTTGCCAGGAGTCGCCGAGGTCAAATTGTATGTTGAAACCAAGACCCCGATCGTGAGGAAAGGCGATTCGGAAGACAGGATCGGTTATGTCATCGCCGCTTCACCCAGTCGTGTTCGCGCCGAGGCGATACTTCAGCGCGCCGTCGACTTGATCGACTGGTCGATCAAACCATTTCCGATCGTTTGA
- a CDS encoding MATE family efflux transporter, whose product MEQKTQLFDSRPFRVTNRQVLAIAIPMALAYLTTPLLGLVDTAVVGRFGDVALLGGLATGAVVFDVVFTPFNFLRSGTTGLVAQAFGRGDILEEKAAFWRAFSMAAISGMVIVLLSPLIAVIGRWFMHADQPVAAAMDIYIRIRLISTPATLINYAILGYFLGRGKAVLGLLLQLLVNGTNIAFSIVLGIYLGWGIAGVAWGTVCSEVIAMVAGMAVLVGRFRNVPKLSLQHTFNMTAMRRMLQLNGDIMIRSLALTGAYILFTRQGAQLGALTLAANAVLMHVFFAGAYFLDGFAAAAEQLAGRAVGALNRPAFSGAVKLTAAWALALSGFTSIVVFLFGEQLIEAMTKAADVRAEAVLYLPWAAFATMSGVLASQMNGVFIGAAWSRDMRNTMLMSFAAFVAALFSFGQMFGNHGLWSALHVFLLLRGISLLLVMPRRVRTTFEER is encoded by the coding sequence GTGGAACAGAAAACGCAGCTTTTCGACTCTAGACCATTCCGGGTCACCAATCGCCAGGTCCTGGCTATCGCCATTCCGATGGCGCTCGCATATCTTACTACGCCGCTGCTTGGGCTCGTCGATACGGCCGTTGTCGGCCGATTCGGCGATGTTGCGCTGCTGGGAGGTCTTGCGACCGGAGCGGTGGTCTTCGATGTGGTTTTCACGCCGTTCAATTTCTTGCGCTCCGGAACGACCGGGTTGGTAGCGCAGGCTTTCGGAAGGGGCGATATCCTAGAAGAGAAGGCCGCCTTCTGGCGTGCATTTTCTATGGCCGCGATTTCCGGCATGGTGATCGTTTTGCTTTCGCCGCTGATTGCCGTGATCGGCCGATGGTTCATGCATGCGGACCAGCCCGTGGCTGCCGCGATGGATATTTACATCCGTATCCGCCTGATCTCGACGCCCGCGACCCTCATCAACTATGCGATTCTTGGCTACTTCCTAGGTCGCGGCAAGGCAGTACTCGGACTTCTCCTGCAACTTCTCGTGAATGGGACAAACATCGCTTTCTCGATCGTTCTAGGTATTTATCTCGGTTGGGGTATTGCAGGCGTGGCCTGGGGTACAGTGTGCAGCGAGGTCATCGCCATGGTCGCAGGCATGGCGGTTCTCGTCGGACGCTTCCGCAATGTACCTAAACTGTCGCTCCAGCATACATTCAATATGACAGCGATGAGGCGAATGCTCCAACTCAACGGTGATATCATGATCCGCTCCCTCGCGCTCACGGGAGCCTACATTCTGTTCACCCGACAGGGCGCCCAGCTCGGTGCGTTGACACTCGCGGCTAATGCGGTGCTGATGCATGTCTTCTTCGCCGGAGCCTATTTCCTCGACGGGTTTGCGGCAGCCGCAGAGCAGCTAGCTGGCCGTGCCGTTGGCGCCCTTAATCGGCCAGCTTTCTCGGGAGCCGTCAAGCTAACAGCGGCTTGGGCACTTGCGCTCTCGGGCTTCACCAGCATCGTGGTCTTCTTATTCGGAGAACAGCTTATCGAAGCTATGACAAAGGCAGCCGACGTGCGTGCGGAAGCTGTCCTGTATCTTCCCTGGGCGGCGTTCGCCACAATGAGCGGCGTGCTGGCCTCTCAGATGAACGGCGTCTTCATTGGCGCCGCCTGGTCACGGGACATGCGCAATACGATGCTCATGTCCTTCGCCGCCTTTGTCGCTGCTCTATTCTCGTTCGGGCAGATGTTTGGTAACCACGGGCTCTGGTCCGCGCTGCACGTATTTCTGCTCTTACGCGGGATAAGCCTGCTGTTGGTCATGCCTCGCCGTGTGCGCACCACCTTTGAGGAACGATAG
- a CDS encoding tyrosine-type recombinase/integrase, with product MRHSLATQLVAQRRPINEIADLLGHRSIDTTAIYVKVAVRQLADRVDGYVTLHRSLGYSFRKQAATLRALARFVEAKRLDGP from the coding sequence GTGCGGCATAGCCTGGCCACGCAGCTTGTCGCTCAACGGCGCCCGATCAACGAGATCGCGGACCTTCTGGGCCATCGTAGCATCGACACGACCGCCATCTATGTGAAGGTGGCAGTGCGGCAGCTCGCCGACCGAGTCGACGGCTATGTCACGCTTCACCGCTCACTCGGCTATTCATTTCGCAAACAGGCTGCGACCTTGCGCGCCTTGGCCCGGTTCGTCGAGGCCAAACGGCTTGACGGGCCCTAG
- a CDS encoding IS110 family transposase, protein MEKITTIGLDLAKSVFQVHAIAEDGSVVTRRALRRSQVLEFFRKLEPCLVGLEACASAHYWANSIIQFGHTVRMMPAAYVKAYVKRNKTDAADAEAICEAVTRPTMRFVPIKTRDEQAACIVLKTRELFVRQRSQTANALRAHMAEMGIIAAAGMTSIAKLILVLRDNEDSRLPNAARAALLEMADQIEMLTARIEKLDATIGATVKADAAARRLTSIPGVGPLIAATVRASVQDPSSFKTGRDFSAWIGITPRAHSSGGKERVGKISKQGSKQLRTLLIVGATSILKLARRGAKLPAWVVSLMARRPFKVAAVALANKIARTIWALLVKGGVYQMPAIMMKA, encoded by the coding sequence ATGGAGAAGATTACCACAATCGGCCTCGACCTGGCTAAGTCGGTCTTTCAAGTGCATGCCATTGCCGAGGACGGAAGTGTTGTAACGCGCCGCGCTTTACGGCGATCGCAGGTGCTGGAATTCTTCCGGAAGCTGGAGCCTTGCCTTGTCGGTCTGGAGGCCTGTGCCAGCGCGCACTATTGGGCGAACTCGATCATCCAGTTTGGACATACCGTGAGAATGATGCCGGCTGCCTATGTGAAGGCCTACGTCAAGCGTAACAAGACAGACGCGGCGGATGCCGAAGCAATCTGTGAGGCGGTGACGCGGCCGACGATGCGTTTTGTCCCGATCAAGACGCGTGACGAGCAGGCTGCCTGCATCGTTCTGAAGACGCGCGAGCTATTCGTACGGCAGCGCAGCCAGACTGCGAACGCCCTACGTGCACATATGGCAGAGATGGGCATCATCGCAGCAGCGGGGATGACCAGCATCGCCAAGCTGATCCTCGTCCTTCGCGACAATGAGGATTCTCGGCTCCCAAACGCGGCTCGGGCGGCATTACTTGAGATGGCTGATCAGATTGAGATGTTAACCGCACGCATTGAGAAACTCGATGCGACAATCGGGGCAACAGTGAAGGCTGATGCTGCTGCCCGGAGGTTGACCAGCATTCCGGGGGTCGGTCCCCTGATTGCTGCGACCGTTAGGGCTTCGGTGCAGGATCCTAGCAGTTTCAAAACGGGGCGAGACTTTTCCGCCTGGATCGGCATAACGCCGCGGGCACATTCCAGCGGCGGCAAGGAGCGCGTTGGCAAGATATCGAAGCAGGGCAGCAAGCAGTTGCGCACCTTGCTCATCGTCGGCGCGACATCAATCCTGAAGCTGGCACGCCGTGGGGCAAAGCTGCCGGCTTGGGTGGTCTCCTTGATGGCACGAAGACCGTTCAAGGTCGCCGCCGTTGCTTTAGCAAACAAAATCGCCCGAACAATATGGGCACTTCTCGTCAAGGGCGGCGTCTACCAGATGCCGGCGATTATGATGAAAGCATAG
- a CDS encoding IS110 family transposase — MKITIMGFDLAKNVFQAHGIDETGNTVLVKRLHRKQMLPFFSKLPSCLIGMEACGTAHHWARTLAAMGHEVRLIPPSYVKAYVKRGKSDALDAEAICEAVQRPTMRFVPVKTVEQQGILMTHRARALLVRQRTMVPNALRAHLAEFGLVANPGIANLAKLAQQALSDEDGLPSYARTSLDILIRQIMVFTDEIAVLDQQLHAWHVDSEASRRLAAIPGLGVVTATAVAATVTDPDQFRSGRQFAAWLGLTPQQHSTGGKTQLGGISKQGDRYLRRLLVVGATAVIRHTKDKATPMANWIRKLLEKKPFRLVSVALANKLARIAWVVLTRKEAYRAHELTA, encoded by the coding sequence ATGAAGATCACTATCATGGGATTTGACCTGGCCAAGAACGTGTTTCAGGCGCATGGCATCGACGAGACAGGCAACACCGTGCTCGTGAAGCGGTTGCATCGGAAGCAGATGCTGCCCTTCTTCTCAAAGCTACCATCATGCCTGATCGGGATGGAGGCGTGCGGAACAGCGCATCATTGGGCTCGCACGCTCGCGGCGATGGGGCACGAGGTCCGGCTCATCCCGCCGTCCTATGTGAAGGCCTATGTCAAGCGTGGCAAGAGCGACGCGCTGGATGCCGAAGCAATCTGCGAAGCCGTGCAGCGCCCGACGATGCGGTTCGTACCTGTGAAGACGGTGGAGCAGCAGGGCATTCTCATGACCCACCGCGCGCGAGCGCTGCTCGTTCGCCAGCGCACCATGGTCCCAAATGCGCTGCGGGCGCATTTGGCAGAATTCGGCCTTGTCGCCAATCCCGGCATTGCCAATCTGGCCAAGCTGGCGCAGCAAGCGCTGTCCGATGAGGACGGCCTACCTTCTTATGCACGCACTTCGCTGGATATTCTGATCCGGCAGATCATGGTGTTTACCGATGAGATTGCGGTGCTGGATCAGCAACTTCACGCTTGGCATGTCGACAGCGAAGCCAGTCGTAGGCTCGCAGCGATCCCCGGCCTCGGCGTAGTCACGGCCACGGCTGTTGCTGCCACCGTCACCGATCCCGATCAATTCCGTTCAGGTCGGCAATTTGCCGCTTGGCTCGGCCTGACGCCGCAACAGCATTCGACAGGGGGCAAAACCCAGCTCGGTGGCATCTCCAAGCAAGGAGACCGATATTTGCGCCGATTGCTGGTTGTCGGTGCTACCGCCGTCATCCGTCACACGAAGGACAAGGCAACACCCATGGCGAATTGGATCAGAAAGCTCTTGGAGAAAAAGCCGTTCAGGCTCGTCTCCGTCGCGCTCGCCAACAAGCTCGCGCGGATCGCATGGGTCGTACTGACCCGAAAGGAAGCTTATAGGGCTCATGAGCTGACGGCCTGA
- a CDS encoding ATP-grasp domain-containing protein produces the protein MASKALILIEGHRSIGPLYLRAAQRRGLYPITMATDPTQYGYLAAEGIEAVQVNTNDLDAVKSLYSRLKLTHDIAGLTGFSGLDESVYVTVGNVCRHFELPGPDPVSIRQCHDKFLQRQLLAQAGVLIPDYRVAANATEVESAVAEIGLPVVIKPVVGSGSSGVQMCRTVDEVAEHTRHLLGGGHIWQASPRILVEEFAQGQYYTADMMGGRVIGIGTGDFGPPPHFVYREYSYPAPLSDDENARIADASLSCLRALGLGWGPTNVELRWTERGPVVIEVNPRLPGTPDPELIQLAYGVNLVDEHIKLVIGEECDVRARHSRTASARFLAADRDGMLEGIEGADHAAAMPGVAEVKMYVHPNTPIVRKGDYRDLIGHVIAASPSRDQTAALLQQAVDLVSWTITPFRT, from the coding sequence ATGGCATCAAAAGCGCTTATCCTGATTGAAGGCCATAGGAGCATCGGTCCGCTATACCTGAGAGCAGCTCAGCGACGGGGGCTCTATCCAATCACGATGGCTACTGATCCCACTCAGTACGGCTATCTAGCGGCTGAAGGCATTGAAGCCGTGCAGGTCAATACTAATGACCTTGATGCGGTGAAGAGCCTCTATTCACGCCTTAAACTGACCCATGACATTGCTGGCCTCACTGGCTTTTCGGGTCTTGATGAGTCGGTCTATGTGACAGTTGGCAATGTCTGCCGCCATTTTGAACTACCGGGGCCGGACCCCGTGTCCATTCGACAATGCCATGATAAGTTCCTTCAGCGTCAACTTCTTGCACAGGCCGGCGTTCTCATACCTGACTATCGCGTGGCAGCAAATGCGACGGAGGTAGAAAGCGCTGTCGCAGAAATCGGCCTGCCGGTGGTGATAAAGCCTGTCGTCGGCAGCGGCAGCAGCGGTGTACAAATGTGCCGCACTGTCGACGAAGTAGCGGAACATACAAGGCATCTGTTGGGGGGGGGGCACATCTGGCAGGCTTCGCCGCGGATACTGGTGGAAGAATTTGCACAAGGCCAATACTATACTGCTGATATGATGGGAGGTCGTGTCATAGGGATAGGCACCGGCGACTTCGGTCCCCCACCGCATTTCGTCTATCGTGAGTACAGCTATCCGGCCCCGCTTAGTGATGACGAGAATGCAAGAATCGCAGATGCTTCGTTGAGCTGCTTGCGCGCCCTCGGCCTTGGCTGGGGGCCAACGAACGTTGAACTCCGGTGGACCGAGCGTGGTCCGGTCGTCATTGAAGTCAATCCGCGTCTACCTGGAACGCCCGATCCTGAGTTGATCCAGCTGGCGTATGGCGTCAATCTGGTCGACGAGCACATCAAGCTTGTCATCGGCGAAGAATGCGATGTGCGCGCACGGCATTCGCGCACGGCATCCGCGCGGTTCCTGGCGGCTGATCGCGACGGCATGCTCGAGGGAATCGAGGGCGCCGATCACGCAGCCGCTATGCCTGGTGTCGCCGAGGTCAAGATGTATGTTCATCCCAACACGCCGATTGTCAGAAAAGGCGATTACCGAGACTTGATCGGACATGTCATCGCCGCTTCGCCCAGCCGTGATCAGACGGCAGCGCTACTTCAGCAAGCCGTCGACCTTGTGAGTTGGACGATAACACCATTTCGAACCTAA
- a CDS encoding helix-turn-helix domain-containing protein translates to MPVVINAQTIRAILFMSSEPSMSAKYDSKRTKTDVLIEEGTFNPTPEKVRDPKFRGSEFFDPHDAVQVKYEMLRRVSIDKVPVTEASDEYGVSRPTYYQAKVNFDMAGIAGLVPTKPGPRGSHKIDDKVVAYLQAHLAPGEPVRARELAKLLRQELDIELHPRSIERVLKKAAGRHCRDGSMPDPTVNHRGPVRGIAQGCSRRSVAAYGP, encoded by the coding sequence TTGCCTGTTGTCATCAACGCCCAGACGATCCGCGCCATCTTGTTCATGTCCTCGGAGCCATCGATGTCTGCGAAGTACGACAGCAAGCGCACAAAGACGGATGTCCTCATCGAAGAGGGCACGTTCAATCCCACCCCCGAGAAGGTGCGCGATCCAAAGTTTCGGGGCAGCGAGTTCTTCGATCCGCACGACGCCGTGCAGGTCAAATACGAGATGCTGCGTCGCGTCTCCATCGACAAGGTGCCGGTGACGGAGGCCTCCGACGAGTATGGTGTTTCCAGGCCGACCTACTACCAGGCCAAGGTGAACTTCGATATGGCCGGCATTGCCGGACTGGTGCCGACGAAGCCAGGGCCCCGCGGTTCCCACAAGATCGACGACAAGGTCGTGGCATATCTGCAGGCGCATCTCGCCCCAGGAGAACCCGTCCGCGCCCGGGAACTTGCCAAGCTGCTGCGCCAAGAACTCGATATCGAGCTTCATCCCAGATCGATCGAGCGGGTTCTAAAAAAAGCGGCAGGTAGACATTGCCGCGACGGCAGCATGCCCGATCCAACCGTCAACCATCGCGGCCCAGTACGAGGTATTGCGCAAGGCTGCTCTCGGCGCAGCGTTGCCGCTTATGGCCCGTAG
- a CDS encoding autoinducer binding domain-containing protein, protein MTTQTEVEHAFGMFLDQIRGGTGVEKMFEQISVFAQIFDCDSIAYGARTHVQNVQGKSASMLPKISTYPEEWQEHCLQNGYDILDPSAKPGVLQWSPLTWDDAYKDPNTADRERRIFDEAKEFGLDTGVTIPLPWPRKISPTMSFVRTGTRGLSDFAITYLHAATLLFHIKVVECLDLSADVPRLTARQKECLSWVLKGKSSWDIGIILGITSNTVDFHIKGAMKRLGAPNRMVAAKEAEQLGLVEPHWLL, encoded by the coding sequence ATGACGACGCAAACTGAGGTTGAACACGCGTTTGGCATGTTTCTGGACCAGATTCGCGGAGGAACAGGCGTGGAAAAGATGTTCGAGCAGATCTCCGTTTTTGCGCAAATTTTCGACTGCGACTCGATTGCCTATGGTGCTCGAACGCACGTTCAGAATGTGCAAGGAAAGAGCGCAAGTATGCTGCCAAAAATCTCAACTTATCCTGAGGAGTGGCAGGAGCATTGTTTGCAAAACGGCTATGACATACTCGATCCGAGCGCAAAGCCGGGCGTTCTGCAGTGGTCACCTTTAACATGGGATGACGCGTACAAAGACCCAAATACCGCCGACCGAGAACGACGTATCTTCGACGAGGCTAAAGAATTTGGTCTGGACACCGGTGTTACCATTCCACTGCCGTGGCCGCGGAAAATTTCCCCAACCATGAGCTTTGTGCGGACGGGAACGAGGGGCCTAAGCGACTTCGCGATTACCTACCTGCACGCTGCTACGCTCCTTTTTCACATTAAGGTCGTGGAGTGTTTAGATTTGAGCGCCGACGTTCCCCGCCTTACGGCTAGACAAAAGGAGTGTCTCTCATGGGTACTGAAAGGAAAATCATCCTGGGACATTGGCATTATACTTGGAATTACGTCGAACACGGTCGATTTTCATATTAAAGGTGCGATGAAAAGATTGGGGGCTCCGAACAGAATGGTTGCCGCAAAGGAAGCAGAACAGTTAGGACTGGTCGAGCCGCATTGGTTATTATGA
- a CDS encoding cytochrome P450 produces MSGQPLPMLPMWRVDHIEPSPEMLALRAKGPIHRVRFPSGDEGWWVTGYDEAKAVLSDAAFRPSGMPPAAVTSATVILGSPGWLGSHEGSEHARLRTIVAPAFSSGRVKLLAQQVEAIAAQLFETLAAQPQPADLRRHLSFPLPAMVISALMGVLYEDHAFFAGLSDKVMTHQYESGPRSAARLAWEELRAYIRGKMRDKRQDPGDNLLTDLLAAVDQGKATEEEAIGLAAGMLVAGHETTVAQIEFGLLAMFRHPQQRERLVGDPSLVDKAVEEILRMYPPGAGWDGIMRYPRTDVTIAGVHIPAESKVLVGLPATSFDPRHFDDPEIFDVGREEKPHLAFSYGPHYCIGVELARLELRVVFGSIFQRFPALRLAVAPEELKLRKAIITGGFEAFPVLW; encoded by the coding sequence ATGTCCGGACAACCCTTACCGATGCTGCCGATGTGGCGCGTCGATCACATCGAGCCCTCGCCCGAGATGTTGGCGCTACGCGCCAAAGGTCCGATCCACCGCGTGCGCTTCCCGTCCGGGGACGAAGGCTGGTGGGTGACAGGCTACGACGAGGCCAAGGCGGTACTGTCCGACGCGGCGTTCCGGCCCTCGGGAATGCCGCCAGCGGCAGTCACCTCGGCTACGGTGATTCTCGGTTCGCCGGGGTGGCTGGGCTCGCACGAGGGGAGCGAGCATGCCAGGCTACGCACGATCGTGGCGCCGGCCTTCAGCAGCGGCAGGGTGAAGCTGCTCGCGCAGCAGGTCGAGGCGATCGCAGCGCAGTTGTTCGAGACGCTGGCGGCCCAGCCGCAGCCCGCCGACCTGCGCCGCCACCTCTCCTTTCCGCTTCCGGCCATGGTCATCAGCGCGCTGATGGGCGTGCTCTATGAGGATCACGCCTTTTTCGCCGGGCTGTCCGACAAGGTGATGACGCACCAGTATGAAAGCGGCCCGCGCAGCGCGGCGCGCCTGGCCTGGGAAGAATTGCGCGCCTACATTCGCGGCAAGATGCGAGACAAGCGCCAGGATCCGGGCGACAACCTGCTGACGGATCTACTCGCGGCGGTCGACCAGGGCAAGGCGACCGAGGAAGAGGCGATCGGCCTGGCGGCTGGCATGCTGGTGGCCGGCCACGAGACCACTGTCGCGCAGATCGAATTCGGCCTTTTGGCCATGTTTCGCCATCCGCAACAACGCGAACGCCTGGTCGGCGATCCATCTCTGGTGGACAAGGCGGTGGAGGAAATCCTGCGCATGTACCCGCCGGGCGCGGGCTGGGACGGCATCATGCGCTATCCGAGGACCGACGTGACCATCGCGGGCGTACATATTCCCGCAGAGAGCAAGGTGCTTGTCGGTCTGCCGGCGACATCGTTCGATCCGCGCCATTTTGACGACCCGGAAATCTTTGACGTCGGACGCGAGGAAAAGCCGCATCTGGCGTTCTCCTACGGCCCGCACTACTGCATCGGCGTGGAGCTGGCCAGGCTGGAACTCAGGGTGGTGTTCGGTTCTATCTTCCAGCGATTTCCCGCGCTGCGCCTGGCCGTGGCACCCGAAGAACTGAAGCTGCGCAAGGCGATCATCACTGGCGGGTTCGAGGCGTTCCCGGTGCTCTGGTGA